The following DNA comes from Deltaproteobacteria bacterium.
CTGCGTGTTGATGGAAAAGAGAATGTAACATGCCTGCGCTCCGTCATATTTCGGTCCATTTGCCGCCGTCGGCCGGATCGAGCTACACGGTTGCCATTGGCGCCGATATCGTGGATACTGCGGTTCGTGAACTCAAAGGTTTTCTTGGTTCACATCCCTCAATGGTATTGACGGACGACCGTGTTCACGGAATATGGGCTGCGGCTTTCGTTGAAAAGCTCCGTGAATCCGGATTGAACATCCAATGTGCTTGCGTTCCGGAAGGAGAACGCAGCAAGAGCTGGGAATGCGCGCAAACGGTACTGGAAAAGATGATGTCCTTCTCCTTGAACAGGGACTCCGGCCTGATCGCCATCGGCGGCGGCGTTGTTGGAGATCTCGGAGCCTTTGCCGCATCCATCTACATGAGGGGCATTTCGTGCTTTCACGTCCCTACCACCCTTCTGGCACAAGTGGACAGTTGCCTGGGAGGCAAAACCGCTGTGGACCTTCCCACGGCCAAGAACGCTGTAGGGACGTTTCATCAGCCCAAGGCGGTTTATGTGGATACCCTGTTTCTGAGTTCTTTGCCGGACTCCGCTCTTGCCAACGGAATGGCGGAAGTGATCAAATACGGCGCCATCAAGGACACGAGCATCCTCACGCTGCTCGAGCAAAGAACCTTGGAGCGGTTTAAAGGACTTTCGGGCGTTTGGCCCGAACTTGTTGCCTGCTGCTTGAACGTGAAGAGCGACGTGGTTACAAGAGATGAACGCGATCGGGGCGAGCGCATGATTCTGAATTTCGGACACACGGCCGGACACGCTCTTGAGGTGGTCACCGGATTTGAAATGCCTCACGGAGAAGCGGTTGCCTTTGGAATGTCGGCGGCCTGCAGGATCAGTGAAGCGATGGGATTCATCGACCGTTCTGTTTCCAGACGAATCGATCGCCTTCTTGAACGTTTCGGTCTTCCCACCGTGTTGCCCGAGCACGTATCGCCTGAAGCCATATTGAACTGTCTGCCTCGCGACAAGAAGGCTTCTAGCGGCAAGATCCGGTGGGTGCTGCTGAGCGATCTTGGTCACGCGTTTGTCACTGATGAAGTGCCCGCTGAACGGATCGTTGCCGCCCTTAGGGGGAATGCCGGATGACCACTTCCGACGCTCTCGAAATAGGGGTTCGATCCCGGGGACCTGTGAACGCGGATGTTCGGCTTCCCGGGTCAAAGAGCTTTACGGCCCGCGCACTGCTGGCAGCTTCGCTGGTTTCGGGGCGAGTGACTCTCGAGAACCCCCTGGACAGCGATGACACCCGGAGGTTGCGAGAGGGTCTGGAAGCGTTCGGCTGCAGGATTTCGGATGCATATGGTAACTGGATCGTAGACGGTACCGGCGGCATACTTCTATCCGGTGAAAAGAGGATTTTTCTCGGTGGCTCGGGCACTGCGATGCGTTTTCTGACCGCTTATTCGGTCATTGCTCCGGGCCCTACTGTGCTTGACGGTGACTCGAGGCTGCGAGAGCGGCCAATGCTGCCTTTGTTAGAAGCTTTGCACGGCTTGGGAGCTCTCGCTGAATCCACTGAGGGTAATGGATGTCCTCCGATTCGCGTTCAAGGGGGTAGGCTGGAGGGGGGGGTCACGAGAGTGGCCGGTGAGGTCAGCAGCCAATATCTCTCAGCGCTGCTTCTGGTCGCCCCGTACGCCAAGGCGCCCGTCACGCTTGAAATCGTCCCCCCTTTGAGTTCGAAGCCCTATGTTGCTCTGACACTGGGTGTTATGCGACTGTTTGGAATCGAAGTCCTGGAAGAGGGGCCGTTGACCTACCGGATTCCTCTCGGTTCATACTATAATCAGCATGTCGCCGTGGAACCGGACGCTTCGAGCGCATCCTATGCGTTTTCAGCAGCCGCCATTGCCGGCGGCCGGGTTCGAGTTCATGGACTTTCCTCGGATGCTCTTCAGGGAGACGTCGGTTTTGTCAAGGTACTCGAGGCCATGGGATGTTCGGTCACGGAAACGGAAAACGGTTTCGAAGTTCAAGGGCCCGCCGTCCGTGCGGTCGATGTGGACATGAACTCGATGCCGGATCTCGTTCCCACCCTGGCGGTGACGGCCGCCATGTTGTCTGAGCCTACGTATATCCGAAATGTGAAACACTTGAGACACAAGGAGTCGGACCGAATTGCGGCCGTAACACGAGAATTGACTAAAATGGGCGCTTTCGTGGAAGAATTGGAGGACGGCCTTGTGGTTCGGGGCGGCCGGCTTCATGGTGCTTCAATCGATACGTATAACGACCATCGTATTGCTATGGCTTTCGCCGTTGCCGGACTCAAAGTGCCCGATGTCCGGATACGCAATCCCAATTGTGTATCGAAATCCTTTCCCGGTTTCTGGCACTTTTTGGATTCATTGAACTAGCTTTTAAGGACGGGAGTCTTGTCTTGGGTAGTCTGTTCGGAAAATATTTCAGGGTGGTTACTTTCGGAGAAAGCCACGGGAGGGCCGTTGGTGTTGTTGTTGACGGAGTTTCACCGGGGCGTCCCATAAGCGAAAAGGATATTCAGCGGGAATTGGATCGACGAAGGCCCGGCCAAAGCCGTGTTACCAGCCCTCGAAATGAGGCGGATCGCATCGAAATTCTTTCGGGTGTTTTTCAGGGGAAGACGTTGGGATCCCCTATCTGCATGCTGGTCTGGAACCAGGACCAGCGATCGGGGGATTATGATGCTCTCAAAGACGTTTTTCGCCCCGGACACGCGGATTTTACCTATCAACTGAAGTATGGCGTTCGAGACCATCGTGGCGGTGGTCGAGCTTCCGCTCGTGAAACCGTTGGACGCGTGGCCGCAGGCGCGATTGCCCGGAAGGAGCTGAGTGAGCTTGGGGTCGTGATTCGGGCCGGTACGGTGGCAATCGGTCCCGTCATAGCCCGAGAGCGCTGCTGGGAGGAGGCTAACAGGAATCCGGTGCGATGCCCGGATGCGGAAGCAGCCAAACTCATGGAGGATGCTATTCTCAAGGCAGGCGCCGAAGGGAATTCGTTAGGCGGCCTGGTTGAGCTGGAAATTGTGGGAGTTCCGGCCGGATTGGGAGACCCGGTTTTCGACAAGCTGGACGCGACCCTTGCCCACTCACTGATGTCCATAGGCGCCGTGAAAGGCATAGAAATCGGAGAAGGATTTAACGCAGCCAACCTCACCGGGCTCCAAATGAATGATGAAATGACCTCCGGGGGCTTTCTTTCCAACAGATCCGGCGGTATTCTTGGAGGCATTTCTACAGGCGCCCCGATTGTGGCTCGTGTCGCGGTGAAGCCTACGCCTTCGATTCGCCTTCCCCAGAAATCGATCGACCGGATCGGGCAGGATCGAACCGTCGTGATCAGCGGGCGGCACGATCCGTGTATCTGTCCGCGAATTGTTCCGGTTGTTGAAAGCATGGCGGCCATCGTACTCTACGACGCCTGGCTGGCGAATGAACGGCTGCAAAATGACGGGAACTCTCTCGATAAACTAAGGAACGAGGTCGACCGCATCGACGCCGAAATACTGGACCTGCTGCGACTGAGAGAGGAAGTTTCGGTCGACATCGGCGAGGTCAAGACCGAAATCGGTATGAGTGTTCTGGACAACGGCCGTGAGGAGGCGATGAAGGCGACGCGGGGAGCACATGCGGACAGGTTGGGGTTGGACCGGCAATTTGTGGAGTCTTTGTTTGAACGGATTATTGAACGGAGCAGAGAGGTGCAGTCCCGTTGAAGACAGGAATGGCTCTTTTTGGTTTGGGGCGCTTCGGTACGCTGGCCGCCGGTGTCTTAAAAGACTATTTTGATATCGTGGCTTACGATCCGGCGCCTTTGGAACGGCACGCATCGCGGGTTGGAGTCCCTTTAGTGTCTCTCGATGAAGCGGCGGTGCGTCCAATCCTTGTACTCGCCCCGCCCATGTCGGAAATGAGGAGCCTTCTGGTATCCATTGCCCCTTACGTGAAACCTGGAACGCTGGTTTGCGATACGTGTTCAGTGAAAATGGTTCCGGCGTCCTTGATGGAATCTCTTCTTCCGGATGATGTCCAGGTCTTGGGGACACACCCCTGTTTTGGACCGGACAGCATTCAGCCCGGATTTACCGGAAATAAGATCGTTCTTTGTCCGATTCGGGTGCGGAACCTCTCTTCCATTGTTCGCTTTCTTGAGGGACTAGGCTTGACGGTGGTGGTGGCCAGTGCGGAGGAGCACGACAAACTGATGGCTCGCACCCAAGCTCTGTCCCAGTTCCTGGGTAAGGCGGTGTTGCAGATGGGATTGAAACAGGAACGTATCTCGACTACGGGTTTCGATCAACTGTTGGAGATCCTTCAATACGTTCGTAATGATACGGACCGGCTTTTCCACGATCTGCAAACCATGAATCCTTACGCCGCTG
Coding sequences within:
- the aroA gene encoding 3-phosphoshikimate 1-carboxyvinyltransferase, with protein sequence MTTSDALEIGVRSRGPVNADVRLPGSKSFTARALLAASLVSGRVTLENPLDSDDTRRLREGLEAFGCRISDAYGNWIVDGTGGILLSGEKRIFLGGSGTAMRFLTAYSVIAPGPTVLDGDSRLRERPMLPLLEALHGLGALAESTEGNGCPPIRVQGGRLEGGVTRVAGEVSSQYLSALLLVAPYAKAPVTLEIVPPLSSKPYVALTLGVMRLFGIEVLEEGPLTYRIPLGSYYNQHVAVEPDASSASYAFSAAAIAGGRVRVHGLSSDALQGDVGFVKVLEAMGCSVTETENGFEVQGPAVRAVDVDMNSMPDLVPTLAVTAAMLSEPTYIRNVKHLRHKESDRIAAVTRELTKMGAFVEELEDGLVVRGGRLHGASIDTYNDHRIAMAFAVAGLKVPDVRIRNPNCVSKSFPGFWHFLDSLN
- the aroC gene encoding chorismate synthase; translated protein: MCIEILSRFLALFGFIELAFKDGSLVLGSLFGKYFRVVTFGESHGRAVGVVVDGVSPGRPISEKDIQRELDRRRPGQSRVTSPRNEADRIEILSGVFQGKTLGSPICMLVWNQDQRSGDYDALKDVFRPGHADFTYQLKYGVRDHRGGGRASARETVGRVAAGAIARKELSELGVVIRAGTVAIGPVIARERCWEEANRNPVRCPDAEAAKLMEDAILKAGAEGNSLGGLVELEIVGVPAGLGDPVFDKLDATLAHSLMSIGAVKGIEIGEGFNAANLTGLQMNDEMTSGGFLSNRSGGILGGISTGAPIVARVAVKPTPSIRLPQKSIDRIGQDRTVVISGRHDPCICPRIVPVVESMAAIVLYDAWLANERLQNDGNSLDKLRNEVDRIDAEILDLLRLREEVSVDIGEVKTEIGMSVLDNGREEAMKATRGAHADRLGLDRQFVESLFERIIERSREVQSR
- a CDS encoding prephenate dehydrogenase/arogenate dehydrogenase family protein; protein product: MALFGLGRFGTLAAGVLKDYFDIVAYDPAPLERHASRVGVPLVSLDEAAVRPILVLAPPMSEMRSLLVSIAPYVKPGTLVCDTCSVKMVPASLMESLLPDDVQVLGTHPCFGPDSIQPGFTGNKIVLCPIRVRNLSSIVRFLEGLGLTVVVASAEEHDKLMARTQALSQFLGKAVLQMGLKQERISTTGFDQLLEILQYVRNDTDRLFHDLQTMNPYAAEMRRKLVNTLAEIDRMLDIETHGENETVASSISR
- the aroB gene encoding 3-dehydroquinate synthase; translated protein: MPALRHISVHLPPSAGSSYTVAIGADIVDTAVRELKGFLGSHPSMVLTDDRVHGIWAAAFVEKLRESGLNIQCACVPEGERSKSWECAQTVLEKMMSFSLNRDSGLIAIGGGVVGDLGAFAASIYMRGISCFHVPTTLLAQVDSCLGGKTAVDLPTAKNAVGTFHQPKAVYVDTLFLSSLPDSALANGMAEVIKYGAIKDTSILTLLEQRTLERFKGLSGVWPELVACCLNVKSDVVTRDERDRGERMILNFGHTAGHALEVVTGFEMPHGEAVAFGMSAACRISEAMGFIDRSVSRRIDRLLERFGLPTVLPEHVSPEAILNCLPRDKKASSGKIRWVLLSDLGHAFVTDEVPAERIVAALRGNAG